From the genome of Thermoflexus hugenholtzii, one region includes:
- a CDS encoding pitrilysin family protein, whose protein sequence is MARKANTQSPLRSSGRRWAVPGPHTIAREVLPNGIVVLAYENFSSPSVVVSGLLWAGALDDPPDRIGLASFTAEALTRGTSHRTFHEIYEAIESVGASLEIGAGYHTTGFTLKALAEDLPAMLEILADVLRNPTFPEEGVEKVRGEILTDLQEREHDTRRMAGLRFRETLFQGHPYGRSVDGYPETVQAITREDLLAFHRTFYHPARMIVAVVGAIRAEEAVRAVQAVLGDWEARRPEPPPLPPAAPPARWIHVHTPIPGKTQVDLVMGTVGLARKDPEYYAAALANSILGVFGMMGRLGDHVRDRDGLAYYVYSRLDAGLAPGPWSVIAGVAPEHLPRAIQGIRTEIRRMQERRVPARELEDNKSFLIGSLPLRLETNEGIAGALVDMELFELGLDYLERFPEIIRSITAAEIQAVVRKYLDPDRMVLSTAGPEPAPPMPQEGAP, encoded by the coding sequence ATGGCCCGTAAAGCGAACACGCAGAGCCCTCTCCGTTCGTCGGGACGTCGATGGGCGGTCCCGGGTCCGCACACCATCGCCCGGGAGGTGCTGCCCAACGGGATCGTGGTGCTCGCCTATGAGAACTTCAGCAGTCCCTCAGTGGTGGTCTCCGGCCTTCTCTGGGCCGGAGCCCTGGACGATCCTCCGGATCGGATCGGTCTGGCGTCGTTCACCGCGGAGGCGCTCACCCGGGGCACATCCCACCGCACCTTCCACGAGATCTATGAGGCCATCGAATCCGTCGGGGCCAGCCTGGAGATCGGGGCCGGCTATCACACCACCGGCTTCACCCTGAAGGCCCTGGCGGAGGATCTGCCCGCCATGCTGGAGATCCTGGCCGATGTCCTGCGGAACCCCACCTTCCCCGAGGAGGGGGTGGAGAAGGTGCGAGGGGAGATCCTCACGGATCTGCAGGAGCGGGAGCACGACACCCGGCGGATGGCCGGACTGCGCTTCCGGGAGACCCTGTTTCAGGGTCATCCTTACGGACGGAGCGTGGATGGATACCCGGAGACCGTGCAGGCGATCACGCGGGAGGATCTGCTCGCCTTCCATCGCACCTTCTACCATCCGGCCCGGATGATCGTGGCCGTGGTCGGGGCCATCCGGGCGGAGGAAGCGGTCCGGGCCGTGCAGGCGGTTCTGGGGGATTGGGAGGCCCGTCGGCCCGAGCCGCCCCCTCTGCCGCCGGCCGCCCCGCCGGCGCGCTGGATCCACGTGCACACCCCGATCCCCGGCAAGACCCAGGTGGATTTGGTGATGGGCACCGTGGGCCTCGCCCGCAAGGATCCCGAGTATTACGCCGCCGCCCTGGCCAACTCCATCCTGGGGGTGTTCGGGATGATGGGACGGCTGGGGGATCACGTGCGGGATCGGGACGGGCTGGCCTACTACGTCTACAGCCGGCTCGACGCCGGACTGGCCCCCGGTCCGTGGAGCGTCATCGCCGGGGTGGCTCCGGAACATCTCCCCCGGGCGATCCAGGGGATCCGCACGGAGATCCGCCGGATGCAGGAGCGGCGCGTTCCGGCCCGGGAGCTGGAGGACAATAAATCCTTCCTGATCGGATCCCTTCCGCTCCGGCTGGAGACCAATGAAGGGATCGCCGGGGCGCTGGTGGATATGGAGCTGTTCGAGCTGGGCCTGGATTACCTGGAGCGTTTCCCGGAGATCATCCGCAGCATCACCGCCGCGGAGATCCAGGCTGTCGTGCGGAAATACCTGGATCCGGACCGCATGGTCCTCTCCACCGCAGGCCCGGAGCCGGCCCCGCCGATGCCCCAGGAGGGCGCCCCTTAA
- a CDS encoding NUDIX domain-containing protein has translation MPAEVYIEVVALADEAIWLVQTPSGDWSLPGGPLEEGEEPAHGARRWIARMAGVAVEEPVILEATSRHEGDRWRLILRYACRLTQEPRPDPTLPGSGLFHIEHLPPLAPDQRAAIYRALQVL, from the coding sequence ATGCCGGCAGAGGTCTACATCGAAGTGGTGGCCCTGGCCGATGAGGCGATCTGGCTGGTGCAGACCCCCTCCGGGGACTGGAGCCTGCCGGGAGGTCCGCTGGAGGAAGGGGAGGAGCCCGCCCACGGCGCCCGGCGGTGGATCGCCCGCATGGCCGGCGTAGCGGTCGAGGAGCCGGTGATCCTGGAGGCAACCTCCCGGCATGAGGGGGACCGCTGGCGGCTGATCCTGCGCTACGCCTGCCGGCTGACCCAGGAGCCCCGCCCGGACCCCACGCTTCCCGGGTCCGGGCTGTTCCACATCGAACATCTCCCCCCGCTGGCCCCGGACCAGCGGGCCGCCATCTACCGGGCCCTGCAAGTCCTCTGA
- a CDS encoding Fur family transcriptional regulator, whose translation MRRKRERLEAMLEGLRASGLRLTPQRVAICEVLATSRSHPTAYEIHRRLRRRFPTMSLATVYKTLDALVRLGLVSALGDAGDGMVHYDGDTEPHINLVCLSCHRVQDLEGVAVRALHRTVAARSGYALKGARLVYYGLCPECQRKAQTAASPEA comes from the coding sequence ATGCGACGGAAGCGGGAGCGACTGGAGGCGATGCTGGAGGGCCTGCGGGCGTCCGGGCTGCGGTTGACGCCCCAGCGGGTGGCCATCTGCGAGGTGCTGGCGACCAGCCGGAGCCATCCCACCGCCTATGAGATCCACCGCCGGTTGCGCCGGCGGTTCCCCACCATGAGCCTGGCTACGGTTTACAAAACCCTGGACGCCCTGGTTCGCCTGGGCCTGGTCAGCGCCCTGGGCGACGCCGGGGACGGAATGGTGCATTACGATGGGGACACAGAGCCCCACATCAATCTGGTCTGTCTCTCCTGCCATCGGGTGCAGGATCTCGAGGGCGTGGCGGTGCGGGCGCTGCATCGGACGGTGGCCGCCCGCTCCGGCTATGCCCTGAAGGGCGCCCGCCTGGTGTATTACGGCCTGTGCCCGGAGTGCCAGCGCAAAGCGCAGACTGCTGCATCCCCGGAGGCGTAA
- a CDS encoding cation-translocating P-type ATPase gives MGQRIRRWVLEERRLEFPLVGVTLAALLGGLLSRFLAPSLTGAFWVIAYFAGGFYGVIDGAAALRSGRLDVNLLMLLSALGAAFIGHAEEGATLLFLFSLSNALQTMALERTRQAIRKLLDLRPAMARRLREGREEQIPVEEIRVGDRLLVRPGERIPADGQVVAGFSAIDESMLTGESIPVPKGPGDPVFGGTLNGYGALEIEVTCPASDTMLTRIIRLVEEAQAQRARTQQAIDRFEQRYAWAVLGGAALTLLLSGLFGEPFDRSFYRAMTLLVVASPCALVISTPAAFLSAIAAGARRGLLFKGGMALEALARVRVVAMDKTGTLTENRVAVQAIHALDGTGPDQVLGLAAAVEARSEHPIARAILEEARARGLSLPEIREVEARPGLGVIGRRNGDRIWVGSPRLFQQEGIALPPEVHAHLKAAEQAGRTALLVYDGRWRGVIEVADRVRPEAAEAVRALRRLGVEVAMLTGDHPAVARAVAGAVGITRLEAGLLPEEKLERIRALAREIGPVAMVGDGVNDAPALAAASVGIAMGRMGSDVAIESADVVLLQDDLRRVAEAIALARAAMRTVWQNLAFASGVIALLVLLTFGVGLPLTLAVVGHEGSTLLVVLNGLRLLRWKGKPATDSASPAAGNLPPASSGGSAIRLPGQPADRSHPGR, from the coding sequence ATGGGGCAGAGGATCCGCCGCTGGGTGCTGGAGGAGCGCCGGCTTGAATTCCCCCTGGTCGGAGTGACCCTTGCCGCCCTCCTCGGAGGACTGCTCTCCCGTTTCCTGGCTCCGTCCCTAACGGGAGCTTTCTGGGTCATCGCCTATTTCGCCGGGGGCTTCTACGGCGTGATCGATGGGGCGGCGGCGTTGCGAAGCGGGCGGCTCGACGTCAACCTGCTGATGCTTCTTTCCGCCCTGGGGGCGGCCTTCATCGGCCACGCCGAGGAGGGAGCCACACTGCTTTTCCTCTTCTCCCTCTCCAACGCCCTGCAGACCATGGCCCTGGAGCGGACCCGCCAGGCCATCCGCAAGTTGCTGGACCTGCGCCCGGCGATGGCCCGCCGCCTGCGGGAAGGGCGGGAGGAGCAGATCCCCGTGGAGGAGATCCGGGTCGGGGACCGCCTGCTGGTCCGACCCGGGGAGCGGATCCCGGCGGATGGGCAGGTGGTGGCCGGGTTCTCCGCCATCGATGAATCCATGCTCACCGGGGAGTCCATCCCGGTCCCCAAAGGGCCCGGAGACCCGGTCTTCGGGGGCACCCTGAACGGCTATGGGGCCCTGGAGATCGAGGTGACATGCCCGGCTTCGGACACGATGCTCACACGCATCATCCGGCTGGTGGAGGAGGCCCAGGCCCAGCGGGCTCGCACCCAGCAGGCCATCGATCGGTTCGAGCAACGCTACGCCTGGGCGGTGCTGGGCGGGGCGGCCCTCACCCTTCTCCTCTCCGGGCTGTTCGGGGAGCCCTTCGATCGATCCTTCTATCGCGCGATGACCCTGCTGGTGGTGGCCTCGCCTTGCGCGCTGGTGATCAGCACGCCGGCGGCTTTCCTCTCGGCCATCGCCGCCGGGGCCCGCCGGGGGCTGCTGTTTAAGGGCGGGATGGCCCTGGAGGCCCTGGCCCGCGTGCGGGTGGTGGCGATGGATAAAACCGGGACGCTGACGGAGAACCGGGTGGCCGTGCAGGCCATCCACGCCCTGGACGGAACGGGGCCGGACCAGGTGCTGGGGTTAGCGGCGGCGGTAGAGGCCCGCTCGGAGCATCCCATCGCCCGGGCGATTCTCGAGGAGGCCCGCGCCCGGGGCCTCTCCCTGCCTGAGATCCGGGAGGTAGAGGCCCGCCCGGGCCTGGGCGTGATCGGACGGCGGAATGGGGATCGAATCTGGGTGGGCTCCCCGCGCCTGTTCCAGCAGGAGGGCATCGCGCTGCCCCCGGAGGTCCACGCGCACCTGAAGGCGGCGGAGCAAGCTGGGCGCACCGCCCTGTTGGTCTACGATGGACGCTGGCGGGGGGTGATCGAGGTCGCGGATCGCGTGCGTCCGGAGGCGGCCGAGGCCGTGCGGGCGCTGCGACGGCTGGGGGTCGAAGTGGCGATGCTGACCGGGGATCATCCGGCCGTCGCTCGGGCTGTGGCCGGGGCGGTGGGCATCACCCGCCTCGAAGCGGGGCTCCTGCCGGAGGAGAAGCTGGAGCGGATCCGGGCCCTGGCCCGCGAGATCGGGCCGGTGGCGATGGTGGGCGATGGGGTCAACGATGCGCCCGCGCTGGCCGCAGCCTCCGTCGGGATCGCTATGGGGCGGATGGGCAGCGACGTGGCCATCGAGTCCGCCGATGTGGTCCTGCTGCAGGACGACCTGCGGCGCGTGGCGGAGGCCATCGCGCTGGCCCGCGCCGCTATGCGGACGGTGTGGCAGAACCTGGCCTTCGCCAGCGGGGTGATCGCCCTCCTGGTCCTGCTCACCTTCGGCGTGGGGCTCCCCTTGACCCTGGCCGTGGTGGGGCATGAAGGGAGCACGCTGCTGGTGGTCCTCAACGGGCTGCGGTTGCTGCGCTGGAAGGGGAAGCCGGCTACGGACAGCGCCAGTCCTGCCGCAGGGAACCTTCCCCCGGCGTCCAGCGGAGGATCCGCCATCCGCCTTCCCGGGCAGCCAGCCGATAGATCTCACCCGGGTAGGTGA
- a CDS encoding ATP-dependent Clp protease ATP-binding subunit: MRFDHFTERAQDAAARAYEILQRYGHNQVDTEHLLLALLEQPDGVVPQLLQRMGISVDWMRGRLDEVLRASPRASIYGFGGTGQVFITPRVKRILDLANEEARRLGDDYISTEHLFLAIATERNTPAARILMDAGVTRDRIYEAIKDLRGGARVTDPGAEGRYRMLERYGRDLTRLARQGKLDPVINREAEILRVIQVLCRRTKNNPVLIGEAGVGKTAIVEGLAQRIVTNDVPELLMGKRIVQLDLAAMVAGARFRGEFEERLKAVIEEVQRAEGEVILFIDEIHTVVGAGAASGALDAASMLKPALARGELRCIGATTLDEYRKYIEKDPALERRFAPIFVEEPSVESAIQMLQGLRERYEAHHQVRISDAAIVAAVRLSHRYIPDRRLPDKAIDLIDEAAARLRVALNTLPPELKAMKGEIERLLQEEEQAGLNRDYERAAQIRMRRLRLQKEFEARRAQWQRERNLDEVVSEADVAQVVAAWTGIPVAQVMETEAEKLLHMEERLRERVVGQDEAIAVVADAIRRARAGLKDPRRPIGSFLFLGPTGVGKTELAKALAEYLFGDEDALVRLDMSEYREYHTVSRLFGAPPGYVGYEEGGQLTEAVRRRPYRVILFDEIEKAHPDVWNALLQILDDGRLTDGQGHTVDFRNTIIIMTSNVGTEHLRRSGTMGFLPATSERERMEERQRIERALRETFRPEFLNRIDEIVIFNRLTMEHVMQIVDIQMRQIQARLAEHGLQVILTEAARRWLAEEGYDPSFGARPLKRVLQKQVESPLAVRLLRGEFRAGDVIVVDVGEQGLIFQRQTAEAIPLMERVPHA; encoded by the coding sequence ATGCGCTTCGATCATTTCACGGAACGGGCTCAGGATGCGGCCGCGCGGGCTTATGAGATCCTGCAGCGCTACGGCCACAACCAGGTGGACACAGAGCATCTTCTCCTGGCCCTGCTGGAGCAGCCCGACGGCGTGGTCCCTCAGCTCCTCCAGCGCATGGGGATCAGCGTGGACTGGATGCGGGGGCGGCTGGACGAGGTGCTTCGGGCCAGCCCGCGGGCCTCGATCTACGGTTTCGGGGGGACCGGTCAGGTGTTCATCACGCCCCGCGTGAAGCGCATCCTGGATCTGGCCAACGAGGAGGCGCGCCGCCTGGGCGATGACTATATCTCCACGGAGCATCTGTTCCTGGCCATCGCCACCGAGCGGAACACCCCGGCGGCTCGCATCCTGATGGATGCCGGGGTGACGCGGGATCGGATCTACGAGGCCATCAAGGATCTGCGGGGCGGGGCTCGGGTGACGGACCCGGGGGCGGAGGGCCGTTATCGGATGCTGGAGCGCTACGGCCGGGATCTCACCCGGCTGGCCCGCCAGGGGAAGCTGGACCCGGTGATCAACCGGGAGGCAGAGATCCTGCGGGTGATCCAGGTGCTGTGCCGGCGGACCAAGAACAACCCGGTGCTGATCGGCGAGGCGGGGGTCGGGAAGACGGCGATCGTGGAGGGACTGGCCCAGCGCATCGTGACCAACGACGTCCCGGAGCTGCTGATGGGCAAGCGCATCGTGCAGCTGGACCTGGCGGCCATGGTGGCCGGGGCGCGGTTCCGGGGCGAGTTCGAGGAGCGCCTGAAAGCGGTCATCGAAGAGGTGCAACGGGCCGAGGGGGAGGTCATCCTCTTCATCGATGAGATCCACACGGTGGTGGGCGCGGGGGCGGCCTCGGGAGCCCTGGACGCGGCCTCCATGCTGAAGCCCGCCCTGGCCCGGGGGGAGCTGCGTTGCATCGGCGCCACCACCCTGGACGAATATCGCAAATACATTGAGAAGGATCCCGCTCTGGAGCGGCGCTTCGCTCCCATCTTCGTGGAGGAGCCCTCGGTGGAGTCGGCCATCCAGATGCTCCAGGGCCTGCGGGAGCGCTACGAGGCCCACCATCAGGTCCGCATCAGCGACGCCGCCATCGTCGCCGCTGTCCGCCTCTCCCATCGCTACATCCCGGATCGTCGGCTTCCGGACAAGGCCATCGATCTGATCGACGAGGCGGCGGCCCGGTTGCGGGTGGCGTTGAACACCCTGCCGCCCGAGCTCAAGGCCATGAAGGGGGAGATCGAGCGGCTGTTGCAGGAGGAGGAGCAGGCCGGGCTGAACCGGGATTACGAGCGGGCGGCCCAGATCCGCATGCGGCGTCTCCGGCTGCAGAAGGAGTTCGAGGCCCGGCGGGCCCAGTGGCAGCGGGAGCGCAACCTGGACGAGGTGGTCTCCGAGGCGGACGTAGCCCAGGTGGTGGCGGCGTGGACCGGCATCCCGGTGGCCCAGGTGATGGAGACGGAGGCGGAGAAGCTGCTTCATATGGAGGAGCGGCTTCGGGAGCGGGTGGTGGGGCAGGATGAGGCCATCGCGGTGGTGGCGGATGCCATCCGGCGGGCCCGGGCCGGCCTGAAGGACCCCCGGCGGCCCATCGGCTCCTTCCTGTTCCTGGGGCCTACCGGGGTGGGGAAGACGGAGCTGGCGAAGGCGCTGGCGGAGTATCTCTTCGGCGACGAGGACGCGTTGGTCCGGCTGGACATGAGCGAATACCGGGAATACCACACCGTCTCCCGCCTCTTCGGCGCGCCGCCCGGGTATGTGGGCTATGAGGAGGGCGGGCAGCTGACGGAGGCGGTGCGCCGCCGGCCTTACCGGGTGATCCTGTTCGATGAGATCGAGAAGGCCCATCCCGATGTCTGGAACGCGTTGCTCCAGATCCTGGACGACGGCCGCCTGACGGACGGCCAGGGCCACACGGTGGATTTCCGCAACACGATCATCATCATGACCTCCAACGTGGGCACCGAGCATCTCCGCCGCAGCGGGACGATGGGCTTCCTCCCGGCGACCTCGGAGCGGGAGCGCATGGAGGAGCGGCAGCGGATCGAGCGGGCGCTCCGGGAGACCTTCCGGCCGGAGTTCCTGAACCGGATCGATGAGATTGTGATCTTCAACCGGCTGACGATGGAGCACGTGATGCAGATCGTGGACATCCAGATGCGCCAGATCCAGGCGCGTCTGGCCGAGCACGGGCTGCAGGTGATCCTCACCGAGGCCGCGCGCCGCTGGCTGGCCGAGGAGGGCTACGATCCGTCCTTCGGTGCCCGCCCCCTGAAGCGGGTCCTCCAGAAACAGGTGGAGAGCCCCCTGGCGGTCCGCCTGCTCCGGGGGGAGTTCCGGGCCGGCGATGTGATCGTGGTCGATGTGGGCGAGCAGGGGTTGATCTTCCAGCGGCAGACCGCGGAGGCGATCCCTCTGATGGAGCGGGTGCCGCACGCGTGA
- a CDS encoding NYN domain-containing protein, whose translation MPFLIDGHNLIGALPDLDLDDPDDEARLVERLQRLAWRTGRRITVVFDRGAPGGMATSFSRGGVTVRFAPAGVSADELMIRQIRAERNPRGLIVVSSDRAVQEAARRQGASAWSAAQFRAYMERELGEGKRATEEAEEKPGVNEAELEQWLRLFQGKGGVRE comes from the coding sequence ATGCCGTTCCTGATCGATGGGCACAACCTGATCGGGGCGCTGCCGGATTTAGATCTCGACGATCCGGATGATGAGGCGCGCCTGGTGGAGCGGTTGCAGCGGCTGGCCTGGCGGACGGGGCGGCGGATCACGGTGGTGTTCGATCGAGGGGCTCCGGGCGGGATGGCCACGTCTTTCTCCCGGGGTGGGGTGACGGTGCGTTTCGCCCCTGCGGGCGTGAGCGCGGACGAGCTGATGATCCGGCAGATCCGGGCGGAGCGGAACCCTCGCGGGCTGATCGTGGTCTCCTCGGATCGGGCGGTGCAGGAGGCGGCCCGGCGACAGGGCGCTTCCGCGTGGTCCGCGGCCCAATTCCGGGCTTATATGGAGCGGGAGCTGGGTGAGGGGAAGAGGGCGACGGAGGAAGCGGAGGAGAAGCCGGGGGTGAACGAGGCGGAGCTGGAGCAATGGTTGCGGCTGTTTCAAGGGAAGGGAGGTGTCCGCGAATAG